The Phaeobacter sp. A36a-5a DNA segment ATGAGCCGCTGCTACGACGAAAACCTCACCGATATGGTGATTTTCGATAATGAAGACGGTACCCGGGCGGCTGCCGAATACATCGTGAACGGCGTCTACCTCGAAACCGATGCAGGTCTGCCCGAAGCGCATCGGCAAAGTTACCGCCTTCCCGCCGGGTCGTTCTTCGATCTGAAGGACGGCAAGATCATCCGCGTGACGACATATTACAACCTGGCGGATTGGACGGCGCAGGTCTCTGGCTGATGGACCTGCAATTGGAGGTTTTGCGTGGCGCGGCCTTGGCTGAAGCGATTGATGACATCGCCCGCCTTCGCATAGCTGTCTTTCGCGATTGGCCTTATCTCTATGATGGCGATTTGGCCTACGAACGCAGTTATCTGCAAAGCTATCTGGACAGCGACCGGTCTATCGTAATTGGGGCATGGGATGGCGAGGCGCTTGTTGGTGCTTCGACCGGCGCACCTCTCTCGGATCACGCCGAGGATTTTGCCGCTGCGTTCGACGGAACCGGCTTGGCGCTGACGGATGTTTTCTACTGCGCCGAATCCGTGCTGTTGCCACAGTATCGCGGGCGCGGGCTTGGGCACAGTTTCTTTGATATGCGGGAGGCCCATGCCCGAAATCTCGGCTTTTGCGTATCCGCGTTTTGCAGCGTTCAACGTCCGGGCGACCATCCCGCTAGGCCCGAGGTGTACAATGATCTACACAGTTTCTGGCACAAACGTGGATACTCCCCCATGCCGGGTGTGGTGGCTCGTTTTTCGTGGCGTGACGTGGGAGATGTGGAGGAAACCCGAAAACCGCTTCAATTCTGGTCACGCAGCTTGACCTGAGCGGTCTCGTGCAGCTCAGCTCTTCTCAGCCGTTCGATGTCAAACGACAGGAAAATCTCATGAAAATCGCCACTGCTGCCTATCCGCTCGATTGGTTTGATGACTGGTCCGAATATGATGCCAAAATCACCAATTGGGTAAAAGAAGCGGCTGAACAGGGAGCAGAGCTGCTGGTGTTTCCCGAATATGGCGCGATGGAGCTGTCCACGCTCGATGGTGCCGAGGTTGCCGGAAATCTGGAACAATCCCTACATGCGGTTTCCAGCCGGATGCCTGAAGTCGATGCCTTGCACCTGCGTCTCGCCGCGCAATTCGGAGTGCATATTCTTGGGGCATCGGCGCCCGTATTTGATGGCCGGGATCGTCCGGTTAATCGTGCGACCCTATATGCCCCGAACGGCAGGAAGGGCGTTCAAGACAAGCAGATCATGACCATGTTTGAGCGTGATCCATGGGAGGTGGTCGGTGGCGGCCCACTCAAAGTGTTTGACACCGAACTGGGCAAGATCGGCATCCTCATCTGCTACGATAGTGAATTTCCGCTTTTGGGACGGGCGCTTGCAGATGTGGATCTATTGTTGGTGCCGTCCTGCACGGAGGCACTGGCGGGCTATTGGCGGGTCCGCATTGGCGCCATGGCCCGCGCTCTCGAAAATCAGTGCGTCTCGGTGATGTCGTCTATCGTAGGCCCTGCGGAATGGTCAGAGGCCGTGGATCAGAATACCGGAACGGGTGGCATATTTGGACCGCCTGATACCGGCTTCCCCGCGACTGGTGTCTTGGCCGAGGGCATATTGAACAAGCCGGGCTGGACCTATGCCGACATTGATCTTGAGGCGATTGCCCATGTGCGCCGCGATGGCGTTGTACGCAACCGCACGCATTGGGACGAAAGGGCCGAACCTGAGAAATCGGTC contains these protein-coding regions:
- a CDS encoding ketosteroid isomerase-related protein, with protein sequence MNRTVTRYFEAFNAKDTEAMLSCLSDDVAHHVNEGKIRTGKALFAEFCAHMSRCYDENLTDMVIFDNEDGTRAAAEYIVNGVYLETDAGLPEAHRQSYRLPAGSFFDLKDGKIIRVTTYYNLADWTAQVSG
- a CDS encoding GNAT family N-acetyltransferase, with the translated sequence MDLQLEVLRGAALAEAIDDIARLRIAVFRDWPYLYDGDLAYERSYLQSYLDSDRSIVIGAWDGEALVGASTGAPLSDHAEDFAAAFDGTGLALTDVFYCAESVLLPQYRGRGLGHSFFDMREAHARNLGFCVSAFCSVQRPGDHPARPEVYNDLHSFWHKRGYSPMPGVVARFSWRDVGDVEETRKPLQFWSRSLT
- a CDS encoding carbon-nitrogen hydrolase family protein → MKIATAAYPLDWFDDWSEYDAKITNWVKEAAEQGAELLVFPEYGAMELSTLDGAEVAGNLEQSLHAVSSRMPEVDALHLRLAAQFGVHILGASAPVFDGRDRPVNRATLYAPNGRKGVQDKQIMTMFERDPWEVVGGGPLKVFDTELGKIGILICYDSEFPLLGRALADVDLLLVPSCTEALAGYWRVRIGAMARALENQCVSVMSSIVGPAEWSEAVDQNTGTGGIFGPPDTGFPATGVLAEGILNKPGWTYADIDLEAIAHVRRDGVVRNRTHWDERAEPEKSVTICQLR